From a single Calothrix sp. NIES-2098 genomic region:
- a CDS encoding pentapeptide repeat protein, translated as MNREELVRKYAAGNRDFRKVDLNEADLGGINLSGADLRGSRMDEICLECANLSGANLANVHMSMIILEKADLSGADLSGANLMLGILLNANLNGANLSGANLTGTDLRNANLKNSNLTGTNFEGATIEGAHLSGAIFCNTIMPDGSIQNDSC; from the coding sequence AAAATATGCTGCTGGGAACAGAGATTTTAGAAAAGTTGATCTGAATGAAGCTGATTTAGGTGGAATCAATTTAAGTGGAGCCGATCTGAGGGGAAGCAGGATGGACGAAATTTGTCTGGAATGCGCTAATTTGAGTGGCGCTAACTTGGCTAATGTCCATATGTCTATGATTATCTTGGAAAAGGCTGATCTGAGTGGTGCCGACCTGAGTGGTGCTAATTTGATGCTAGGCATTCTCTTGAATGCTAATCTCAATGGAGCTAATTTGAGTGGAGCTAATTTAACTGGTACAGACTTGAGAAATGCTAATCTGAAAAATTCCAATTTGACTGGTACTAACTTTGAAGGTGCTACTATCGAAGGCGCTCACTTGAGTGGTGCAATATTTTGTAACACTATTATGCCGGATGGAAGTATTCAGAACGACAGTTGTTGA
- a CDS encoding pentapeptide repeat protein, giving the protein MTAEELLQRYAAGERDFTGVKLSRVRLLDVNLSRAILREADLSNASLDWTILTYADLSHANLRGARLGEASLNGANLEGADLSGVVCGQTGFFDANLSHANLRRAILTETSFDDANLSYADFRGASDFRIYACKGAIFHETIMPDGSIRSNSS; this is encoded by the coding sequence ATGACTGCTGAGGAATTGTTGCAACGATATGCTGCTGGGGAAAGAGATTTTACAGGAGTTAAACTCTCAAGAGTTCGCTTGCTGGATGTGAATCTTAGCAGGGCTATTTTAAGGGAAGCCGATCTTAGCAACGCTAGCCTGGATTGGACTATTCTCACTTATGCCGACTTGAGCCATGCCAACTTGAGGGGAGCACGTCTCGGCGAAGCAAGTTTGAATGGAGCGAACCTGGAAGGGGCTGATTTGAGTGGAGTTGTTTGCGGTCAAACTGGTTTCTTTGATGCTAATCTCAGCCATGCCAACTTAAGAAGAGCTATTTTGACGGAAACATCTTTCGATGATGCTAACCTGAGCTACGCTGATTTTAGAGGAGCCAGTGATTTTAGGATCTATGCTTGCAAGGGAGCTATCTTCCACGAAACTATCATGCCTGATGGAAGTATCCGAAGTAATAGTAGCTGA